ACACAGAAAATGAAGATACTTATTCAAAATTTATAAAAGAAATAGATACAATATTAATGGGTTGAAATACATATAATCAAATAGTAACAGAATTATCTCCAAATAATTGGGTTTATCAAAATTTATTAACTTATGTATTTACACATAGAGAGATTAAAAATACGAATAATATTATTTTTTTAAATAGTTAAGAAATTAAAAAAAGAAGTTGGAAAAAATGTATGGATATGTGGAGGTGCAAATCTAATTAATCAAGCTATAATTTCAAATATTATTGATGAATACTATATTTCAATTATTCCAATAATTTTAGGGAATGGAATAAGATTGTTTACTCGAAATGATATAGAACATAAACTAAAATTAATTAAGTCAACAATAAATAATGAAATAATAGAATTAAAATATATTCCAATAAAAGAATATAAGTAAAAGCTAAAATAAAAATTAAAGGTGATAAAATGAATAAGATAGGAACAAAACAAATAGAAACAGAAAGATTAATACTTAGGAGATTTGAAATA
This sequence is a window from Streptobacillus canis. Protein-coding genes within it:
- a CDS encoding dihydrofolate reductase family protein; this translates as MVKKLKKEVGKNVWICGGANLINQAIISNIIDEYYISIIPIILGNGIRLFTRNDIEHKLKLIKSTINNEIIELKYIPIKEYK